The proteins below are encoded in one region of Casimicrobium huifangae:
- a CDS encoding PhzF family phenazine biosynthesis protein yields the protein MRSFRYQLVNVFVESDTATFGGNPLCVFENAHGMTDAEMQALAAQFNLSETTFVLPRAGTHPRVRIFTPRYELPFAGHPTVGTSHVLASLAATETGTAPDRLTLGLNAGDIPVTCDVGAWTFTANGHTSRPINASRERLAEAVGLTPADLAGEPRFVSTGAEQLIIPVQSVAVLARAKPVADKLQADFANDAGRYMAYLVARVAPGRFQTRFFFPTASGMTEDPGTGSACANLGGYLLDAGEPAPSQFTVTQGEFINRLNVLQLSLTDERRVRVGGRVLALGAGEIHLP from the coding sequence ATGCGCAGCTTCCGCTACCAGCTCGTCAACGTCTTCGTCGAATCCGATACGGCCACCTTCGGCGGCAACCCGCTTTGCGTGTTCGAAAACGCGCACGGCATGACGGATGCGGAGATGCAGGCGCTGGCGGCGCAGTTCAACCTGTCGGAGACGACTTTTGTGTTGCCCCGCGCCGGCACCCATCCGCGCGTGCGCATCTTCACCCCGCGTTACGAGTTGCCATTTGCCGGCCACCCAACGGTGGGCACATCGCACGTTTTGGCCAGCCTTGCCGCCACCGAAACCGGCACCGCGCCCGACCGTTTGACGCTCGGCCTCAACGCGGGCGACATCCCTGTGACTTGCGACGTTGGCGCCTGGACTTTCACTGCGAACGGGCACACCTCGCGGCCGATCAACGCCTCGCGCGAGCGCTTGGCGGAGGCGGTTGGCTTGACGCCGGCCGACCTTGCGGGAGAGCCACGCTTCGTGTCCACCGGCGCCGAGCAGTTGATCATTCCAGTGCAGTCGGTTGCTGTGCTGGCGCGGGCGAAGCCGGTTGCTGACAAGCTACAGGCGGATTTTGCGAACGACGCCGGCCGTTACATGGCCTATCTCGTCGCGCGGGTAGCGCCTGGCCGCTTCCAGACGCGCTTTTTCTTCCCGACCGCGAGCGGCATGACGGAGGATCCCGGCACTGGCTCCGCCTGCGCCAATCTTGGCGGCTATCTGCTCGACGCCGGTGAACCGGCGCCGTCGCAGTTCACGGTGACGCAGGGCGAGTTCATCAACCGTCTCAACGTGTTGCAACTCTCGCTCACCGACGAGCGCCGGGTGCGCGTGGGCGGCCGCGTGCTGGCGCTGGGCGCGGGGGAAATTCACCTGCCGTAG
- a CDS encoding GntR family transcriptional regulator, with amino-acid sequence MFRFELQPSSATPLYRQIVEQVTRAVAAGVLRDGEELPSVRAVAQEYVINPMTVSKAYSLLEAQSIVERRRGMGMFVRTREATAESDRLALLQPALEHAARVSRQLGISADEAIAAFQQTLAHLQPASAIGGQETSDE; translated from the coding sequence GTGTTCCGCTTCGAGCTGCAACCTTCGTCCGCCACGCCGCTGTATCGACAAATCGTCGAGCAGGTGACACGCGCGGTCGCGGCTGGCGTACTGCGCGACGGCGAAGAGCTGCCCTCGGTGCGCGCCGTGGCGCAGGAGTACGTGATCAACCCGATGACGGTGTCAAAGGCGTACTCGCTGCTCGAAGCGCAAAGCATCGTCGAGCGGCGGCGGGGGATGGGGATGTTTGTGCGCACTCGCGAGGCGACCGCGGAAAGCGATCGTCTGGCCCTGCTGCAACCGGCACTGGAGCACGCAGCCCGCGTCAGTCGCCAGCTTGGTATCAGTGCCGACGAAGCTATCGCCGCATTCCAGCAAACACTCGCTCACTTGCAACCGGCGTCCGCCATCGGCGGGCAGGAGACTTCGGATGAATGA
- a CDS encoding sensor histidine kinase, with protein sequence MTSPLTPVRQWYAALEARKLAALTPELREEVLAFDASMRRHKWRMLAASFAIWMAAAAAFRFGVNDTGWVEALVLSFLLLAATGFSLLSVWFGHYKFRLNTRMVLKVVGLSVAGALVGGMIGRLSRRGTLDGMFDGLGSVGSRVFIAGLIVGAIYGLLILVVVQMRRRLLQARHAALQRQAEADRTARQLADARLKLMQAQVEPHFLFNTLGTVQDLAEGKAPEAAALTRELITFLRAGLAGLRTETTTLGREFEMAAAFLAIMKTRMGDRLAFSLELPQALAGEPVPPAMLISLVENAIKHGLEPALDGGDLRLSAQLDGDTLRIAVADSGVGLAAATGNASDGVGLSNIRERLAAIYGEAATLSVRDNPPHGVVSTLTLPRTKATGSTP encoded by the coding sequence ATGACTTCACCGCTCACCCCCGTCAGGCAATGGTACGCCGCGCTCGAAGCGCGCAAACTGGCAGCGCTCACGCCCGAATTGCGCGAAGAGGTGCTGGCGTTTGACGCCAGCATGCGACGCCACAAGTGGCGCATGCTGGCTGCGTCGTTCGCGATCTGGATGGCGGCGGCGGCAGCGTTCCGCTTCGGTGTGAATGACACCGGCTGGGTCGAGGCGCTGGTGCTGTCGTTTTTGCTGCTTGCAGCGACCGGGTTCTCGCTGCTGTCGGTGTGGTTCGGCCACTACAAGTTTCGCCTCAACACGCGGATGGTGCTGAAGGTAGTAGGGCTCAGCGTTGCCGGGGCGCTGGTGGGCGGGATGATCGGCCGCCTGTCCCGTCGCGGCACGCTGGACGGTATGTTTGATGGTCTGGGCAGTGTCGGCAGCCGCGTGTTCATCGCCGGCCTGATCGTCGGCGCGATCTATGGATTGCTGATTCTCGTGGTGGTGCAGATGCGGCGGCGTTTGCTGCAGGCCCGACACGCGGCGCTGCAACGGCAGGCCGAAGCCGACCGCACGGCGCGGCAGCTGGCCGACGCACGACTGAAGCTGATGCAGGCGCAGGTGGAGCCACACTTTCTGTTCAATACGCTGGGCACGGTGCAGGACCTTGCCGAGGGCAAGGCGCCGGAGGCGGCAGCGCTGACACGGGAGCTGATCACCTTCCTGCGGGCGGGCTTGGCCGGGCTGCGCACCGAGACCACCACGCTCGGGCGTGAATTTGAAATGGCGGCGGCATTCCTCGCCATCATGAAGACGCGGATGGGTGATCGCCTGGCGTTTTCGCTTGAATTGCCGCAAGCGCTCGCCGGCGAGCCGGTGCCGCCCGCCATGCTGATCTCGCTGGTGGAGAACGCCATCAAGCATGGCCTGGAACCGGCGCTGGACGGCGGTGACCTGCGTCTGAGCGCGCAGCTGGACGGTGACACGCTTCGCATCGCGGTCGCGGATAGCGGTGTTGGCCTCGCGGCAGCCACCGGCAACGCATCGGACGGCGTCGGCCTGTCCAACATCCGCGAACGGCTGGCCGCGATTTACGGTGAGGCCGCAACGCTCAGCGTTCGCGACAATCCCCCGCATGGTGTGGTGTCCACCCTTACTTTGCCAAGAACGAAAGCCACCGGGAGCACCCCATGA
- a CDS encoding patatin-like phospholipase family protein: MSESSNHDRNRRNSLRMLATAPLLLAGAASAQPGKAPARADGPRVALVLGSGSARGFSHIGVIKALEAARIKPDLIVGTSAGALVGAFYAAGFTGAQMEELAIRVKDIDIVDMGTGAKRGMVMGDTLQMFVNKATRERPIESLGIPFIAVATQLRTGEVKTFRSGDLGLAVRASCSVPGVFIPPKINDQEYVDGGLVAPVPVRIARDAGADFVIAVDVSSGPLNATPVGIYEQVMHSFDIMGRSLAKLEAEQADVVIRPDTARIASTDFNARAAFIQIGQSTGTRFAPVVQEKLAAWRAPKKRA, encoded by the coding sequence ATGTCCGAGTCCAGCAATCACGACCGCAACCGTCGCAACAGCCTGCGCATGCTCGCCACGGCCCCGCTGCTGCTGGCTGGCGCCGCCTCGGCGCAGCCAGGCAAGGCGCCAGCCCGCGCAGACGGCCCGCGCGTGGCTCTGGTGCTCGGCAGTGGCTCAGCCCGCGGCTTCTCGCATATCGGCGTGATCAAGGCGCTGGAGGCCGCCCGCATCAAGCCCGATCTGATCGTTGGCACCAGCGCTGGCGCCCTGGTCGGCGCCTTTTACGCTGCCGGATTCACCGGCGCGCAGATGGAGGAGCTGGCCATCCGGGTGAAGGACATCGACATCGTCGACATGGGCACAGGCGCCAAACGCGGCATGGTGATGGGCGACACGCTACAGATGTTCGTCAACAAGGCCACCCGCGAGCGTCCGATCGAATCGCTGGGCATTCCGTTCATCGCGGTGGCGACGCAACTGCGTACCGGTGAGGTGAAGACATTCCGCAGTGGCGATCTCGGTCTCGCCGTGCGTGCGTCCTGCAGCGTGCCGGGCGTGTTCATTCCACCGAAGATCAACGATCAGGAATATGTCGATGGCGGCCTCGTAGCGCCCGTACCAGTGCGCATTGCGCGCGACGCTGGTGCCGACTTCGTGATCGCGGTGGACGTCAGCAGCGGCCCGCTCAACGCCACGCCGGTGGGCATTTATGAGCAGGTGATGCACAGCTTCGACATCATGGGCCGCTCACTGGCCAAGCTGGAAGCCGAGCAGGCTGATGTGGTGATACGCCCCGACACCGCACGCATCGCCAGCACCGATTTCAATGCTCGCGCCGCGTTCATCCAGATTGGGCAGAGCACCGGCACCCGCTTCGCCCCAGTGGTGCAGGAAAAGCTCGCCGCCTGGCGCGCCCCGAAAAAGCGCGCGTAG
- a CDS encoding adenosine deaminase, translating into MTSFADLLQKDRAGVDTLIARLPKAELHLHIEGSLEPEMMFAKAKKHGITLPYADVEALRAAYNFGNLQEFLDLYYAGADVLRDQDDFYDLTWAYLQRAKADGVVHTEIFFDPQTHTARGIDPEVFVEGIVQALHDGEAELGITWRLIPNFLRHLTEQDAIDTLAELEPYMDNFHGFGLDSSEVGHPPSKFARVFAEIRSRGLPVVAHAGEEGPPEYIVEALDILHVARIDHGIRSINDPALVSRLARAQMPLTVCPLSNVKLCAVSSMQAHPIKKLMDAGVLVTINSDDPAYFGGYVGENYRATAKALDLTAEDLKKLAANSIRASWLHEVQKARHLAVIDGL; encoded by the coding sequence ATGACTTCCTTCGCCGACCTCCTCCAGAAAGACCGCGCCGGCGTTGACACGCTGATTGCGCGGCTGCCCAAAGCCGAACTGCACCTGCACATTGAAGGCTCGCTGGAGCCGGAGATGATGTTCGCCAAGGCCAAGAAGCACGGCATCACCCTGCCCTATGCCGACGTCGAGGCGCTGCGCGCTGCCTACAACTTCGGCAACCTGCAGGAGTTCCTCGACCTCTACTACGCCGGTGCCGATGTGCTGCGCGACCAGGACGATTTCTACGATCTCACCTGGGCGTATCTGCAGCGCGCCAAGGCCGACGGCGTAGTGCACACGGAAATCTTCTTCGACCCGCAGACGCACACCGCACGTGGTATTGATCCCGAAGTCTTCGTCGAAGGTATCGTCCAGGCGCTGCATGACGGCGAGGCCGAACTCGGCATCACCTGGCGGCTCATCCCGAACTTCCTGCGCCATCTCACCGAGCAGGACGCGATAGACACGCTGGCCGAACTGGAGCCCTACATGGATAACTTCCATGGCTTCGGGCTTGATTCCAGCGAGGTCGGACACCCGCCATCCAAGTTCGCGCGTGTATTCGCGGAGATTCGCTCCCGCGGCCTGCCAGTAGTTGCACACGCCGGCGAAGAAGGACCGCCGGAATACATTGTTGAAGCACTCGACATCCTGCACGTCGCCCGCATCGATCACGGTATCCGGTCGATCAACGATCCGGCGCTGGTCTCACGCCTCGCCCGCGCGCAGATGCCGCTGACGGTGTGCCCGCTGTCCAACGTGAAGCTCTGTGCAGTGTCGTCGATGCAGGCGCACCCGATCAAGAAACTGATGGACGCCGGAGTACTGGTCACCATCAACTCCGACGACCCGGCTTACTTCGGCGGCTACGTCGGCGAAAACTATCGCGCCACCGCAAAAGCGCTCGACCTCACGGCGGAAGACCTCAAGAAACTAGCCGCCAACAGCATCCGCGCCAGCTGGTTGCACGAGGTGCAGAAGGCGCGGCATCTGGCGGTGATTGACGGGCTGTGA
- a CDS encoding OmpA family protein: MTRFHAATAPAVARTALVFTVLALTGALLAGCSSAPPAAPAPVAARPKVVLPIAQLDRGVQIVLPDTVLFETGKANLNETESGAYLDRIAGLLVSKTQKRVAVEGHTDNVGAAALNQKLSEQRADAVAAALIARGVPEARLSRRGLSFTQPAAPNDVEAGRRLNRRTELIVIDEKVETLTAGEPANSFEDAAARVKAALEAGKGKG, translated from the coding sequence ATGACCCGATTTCACGCCGCGACGGCGCCCGCCGTTGCGCGTACCGCCCTTGTCTTCACCGTCCTCGCGCTGACTGGCGCCCTGCTCGCCGGCTGCTCGTCGGCCCCGCCCGCTGCCCCAGCCCCGGTGGCGGCGCGTCCGAAAGTGGTGTTGCCAATCGCCCAGCTCGATCGCGGCGTACAGATCGTGCTGCCCGATACTGTGCTGTTTGAAACTGGCAAGGCCAACCTGAACGAAACGGAAAGTGGCGCCTACCTCGATCGCATCGCCGGTCTGCTGGTTAGCAAGACGCAAAAGCGCGTCGCCGTCGAGGGCCATACCGATAACGTCGGCGCGGCCGCGCTCAATCAAAAGCTCTCCGAGCAGCGTGCCGATGCTGTCGCCGCCGCGCTTATCGCTCGCGGCGTGCCCGAGGCACGGCTGTCGCGCCGGGGGCTTTCGTTCACCCAGCCAGCGGCACCGAATGACGTCGAAGCGGGCCGCCGCCTCAATCGCCGCACCGAGCTGATCGTCATTGACGAAAAAGTCGAAACCCTAACCGCCGGCGAGCCCGCCAACTCGTTCGAGGACGCCGCCGCCCGCGTCAAGGCCGCCCTTGAAGCCGGGAAGGGGAAAGGCTGA
- a CDS encoding LytR/AlgR family response regulator transcription factor, translating to MTTALIADDEPVMLARIRNALAEAWPELDVVAECRNGVAALEAFHAHKPDVAFLDIRMPGKTGLEVAAEIGDSAHVVFVTAYDEHAIAAFQNGAADYLLKPVEIARLRETVARLRKRIEQQPASAPADLTALVKSLLEQAKPAAHLKWIRASVGNVTRLIHTDDILFIQSDNKYTRIVCKGADAFVRTPISELREGLDPERFWQVHRGAIVNAHAIDRAVREESERLVLHFRGHHEKIVVSRQYYPLFKQD from the coding sequence ATGACCACCGCACTGATTGCCGACGACGAACCGGTGATGCTGGCGCGCATTCGCAATGCTCTCGCGGAGGCGTGGCCCGAGCTGGACGTGGTTGCCGAATGTCGCAACGGCGTGGCGGCGCTGGAGGCGTTTCATGCGCACAAGCCCGACGTCGCATTCCTCGATATCCGCATGCCGGGCAAGACCGGGCTGGAAGTGGCGGCCGAGATTGGCGACAGCGCGCATGTGGTGTTCGTCACCGCGTACGACGAGCACGCGATCGCTGCCTTTCAGAATGGCGCGGCGGACTATCTGCTGAAGCCGGTGGAGATTGCCCGACTGCGCGAGACGGTGGCGCGCCTGCGCAAACGCATCGAGCAGCAGCCGGCCAGCGCGCCGGCTGACCTGACGGCGCTGGTGAAATCGCTGCTGGAACAGGCGAAGCCGGCAGCGCATCTCAAGTGGATCCGCGCGTCGGTGGGCAACGTCACGCGGCTGATTCATACCGACGACATCCTGTTCATCCAGTCCGACAACAAATACACGCGGATTGTCTGCAAGGGCGCCGACGCCTTTGTTCGCACGCCGATCAGCGAGCTGCGCGAGGGGCTCGACCCGGAGCGGTTCTGGCAGGTGCATCGCGGCGCAATCGTCAACGCCCACGCCATCGACCGCGCGGTGCGCGAGGAAAGCGAACGACTGGTGCTGCACTTCCGTGGCCACCACGAAAAGATCGTCGTTTCGCGGCAGTATTACCCGCTGTTCAAGCAGGACTAG
- a CDS encoding NADP-dependent isocitrate dehydrogenase has translation MSTQQPTIIYTLTDEAPLLATRAFLPIIRTFTAPAGINVDTADISVAARILGEFPDYLTPEQRLPNTLADLGKLTLRPEANIIKLPNISASVAQLKAAIKELQGKGYKIPDFPEAPKTDEEKEIRARYNRCTGSAVNPVLREGNSDRRAPRAVKEYARKNPHSMAEWSQASRSHVSHMHHGDFYHGEKSMTLDRARDVKMELITKSGKTIVLKPKISLLDREVIDSMFMSKKALLAFYEKEIEDARKTGVMFSLHVKATMMKVSHPIVFGHCVKIFYREAFEKHGALFKELGINVNNGMIDLYTKIASLPQSKQDEIKRDLHACHEHRPELAMVDSAKGITNFHSPNDVIVDASMPAMIRNGGKMWGADGRLKDVKAVMPESTFARIYQEIINFCKWHGAFDPKTMGTVPNVGLMAQQAEEYGSHDKTFEITEDGVANITDLETGEVLLSQNVEEGDIWRMCQVKDAAIRDWVKLAVNRARNSGMPVVFWLDSYRPHEAQLIRKVKMYLHEHDTTGLDIQIMSQVRAMRYTLERVIRGMDTISATGNILRDYLTDLFPIMELGTSAKMLSIVPLMAGGGMYETGAGGSAPKHVQQLVEENHLRWDSLGEFLALAVSLEDLGLKNKNARAQLLAKTLDAATGKLLDNNKSPSPKTGQLDNRGSQFYLAMYWAQELAAQTEDKELAAHFAPLAKALADNEKAIVSEFAAVQGKPADIGGYYWADVAKVEAIMRPSKTLNSVLASANA, from the coding sequence ATGAGCACCCAGCAGCCGACAATCATTTACACCCTGACCGACGAGGCCCCGCTTCTGGCGACCCGTGCCTTCCTTCCCATCATCCGCACGTTCACCGCGCCGGCGGGAATCAACGTCGATACGGCGGACATCTCGGTCGCCGCGCGCATTCTGGGCGAGTTCCCGGACTACCTGACGCCCGAGCAGCGGTTGCCGAACACGCTGGCCGATCTTGGCAAGCTGACCCTGCGGCCGGAAGCCAACATCATCAAGCTGCCCAACATCAGCGCGTCGGTGGCCCAGCTCAAGGCTGCCATCAAGGAGCTGCAGGGCAAGGGCTACAAGATCCCCGATTTTCCGGAGGCGCCGAAGACCGACGAAGAGAAGGAAATCCGCGCCCGCTACAACCGTTGCACGGGCAGCGCGGTCAACCCGGTGCTGCGCGAAGGCAATTCAGACCGTCGCGCGCCCAGGGCGGTGAAGGAATACGCCCGCAAGAACCCGCACAGCATGGCCGAATGGAGCCAGGCGTCGCGCTCGCACGTGTCGCACATGCATCACGGTGACTTCTACCACGGCGAAAAGTCGATGACGCTCGACCGCGCGCGTGACGTCAAGATGGAGCTGATCACCAAGAGCGGCAAGACCATCGTGCTGAAGCCGAAGATTTCGCTGCTGGACCGCGAAGTGATCGACAGCATGTTCATGAGCAAGAAGGCGCTGCTTGCGTTCTATGAGAAGGAAATCGAGGACGCGCGCAAGACGGGCGTGATGTTCTCGCTGCACGTCAAGGCGACCATGATGAAGGTGTCGCACCCGATCGTGTTTGGCCATTGCGTAAAGATCTTCTACCGCGAGGCGTTCGAGAAACACGGCGCGCTGTTCAAGGAGCTCGGCATCAACGTCAACAACGGCATGATCGACCTCTACACCAAGATCGCATCGCTGCCGCAGAGCAAGCAGGACGAAATCAAGCGTGATCTGCATGCTTGCCATGAGCATCGTCCGGAATTGGCGATGGTCGACTCGGCCAAGGGCATCACCAACTTCCACTCGCCGAACGACGTCATTGTTGACGCCTCGATGCCGGCAATGATCCGCAATGGTGGCAAGATGTGGGGGGCCGATGGTCGCCTGAAGGACGTCAAGGCGGTGATGCCGGAATCGACCTTCGCCCGCATCTATCAGGAGATCATCAACTTCTGCAAATGGCACGGCGCGTTCGACCCGAAGACCATGGGCACGGTGCCCAACGTTGGCCTGATGGCGCAGCAGGCCGAGGAATACGGCTCGCACGACAAGACCTTCGAAATCACCGAAGACGGCGTGGCCAACATCACTGATCTCGAGACGGGCGAAGTGCTGCTGTCGCAAAACGTCGAAGAAGGGGACATCTGGCGCATGTGCCAGGTGAAGGACGCCGCCATCCGCGACTGGGTGAAACTCGCTGTCAACCGTGCCCGCAACTCCGGCATGCCGGTGGTCTTCTGGCTCGACAGCTACCGTCCGCACGAAGCGCAGCTGATCCGCAAGGTGAAGATGTACCTGCATGAGCACGACACCACTGGCCTAGATATCCAGATCATGAGCCAGGTGCGCGCAATGCGCTACACGCTGGAGCGGGTGATCCGTGGCATGGACACCATCAGTGCCACTGGCAACATCCTGCGTGATTACCTGACCGATCTGTTCCCGATCATGGAGCTGGGTACTTCGGCCAAGATGCTCTCGATCGTGCCTCTGATGGCCGGTGGTGGCATGTACGAGACCGGTGCCGGTGGCTCGGCGCCCAAGCACGTGCAGCAACTGGTGGAAGAAAACCACCTGCGTTGGGATTCACTGGGTGAGTTCCTGGCGTTGGCGGTCAGCCTGGAAGACCTTGGGCTCAAGAACAAGAACGCGCGCGCGCAACTGCTGGCGAAGACGCTGGATGCTGCCACCGGCAAGCTGCTCGACAACAACAAGAGCCCGAGCCCGAAGACGGGCCAGCTCGACAATCGTGGCAGCCAGTTCTATCTGGCCATGTACTGGGCGCAAGAACTTGCGGCGCAGACTGAAGACAAGGAACTGGCAGCGCACTTTGCGCCGCTGGCCAAGGCACTCGCCGACAACGAAAAGGCGATTGTCAGCGAGTTCGCCGCAGTCCAGGGCAAGCCGGCAGACATCGGCGGCTACTACTG
- the ettA gene encoding energy-dependent translational throttle protein EttA → MQYIYTMNGVSKLVPPKRQIIKDISLSFFPGAKIGLLGLNGAGKSTVLRIMAGVDKDFTGEARPQPGIKVGYLPQEPEVDPNKTVREIVEEGLGSVTSAQKRLDEVYAAYAEPDADFDALAKEQAELEAIIAAGDGHNTEQQLEVAADALRLPPWDAKVGLLSGGEKRRVALCRLLLSKPDMLLLDEPTNHLDAESVDWLEQFLARYPGTVVAVTHDRYFLDNAAEWILELDRGHGIPWKGNYSEWLDQKSARLKQEESQESARQKALKKELEWVRQNPKGRQAKSKARLTRFDELSSHEYQARNETNEIFIPVAERLGNEVIEFKNVTKSYGDRVLIDDLSFRIPPGAIVGVIGPNGAGKSTLFKLITGVEKPDSGEVVIGHTVQMAFVDQSRQNLQNDKTVWEDVSGGADILQVGRFEMQSRAYIGRFNFKGPDQQKIVGNLSGGERGRLHLAKTLLKGGNVLLLDEPSNDLDVETLRALEDALGEFAGTAVIISHDRWFLDRICTHILAAENDSKWFFYEGNYREYENNKIQRLGEEAAKPHRVRFKALK, encoded by the coding sequence ATGCAATACATCTACACCATGAATGGCGTGAGCAAACTTGTTCCGCCGAAACGCCAGATCATCAAGGACATTTCGCTGTCGTTCTTCCCCGGCGCCAAGATTGGCCTGCTCGGCCTCAACGGCGCCGGCAAATCCACCGTGCTGCGCATCATGGCGGGCGTTGACAAGGATTTCACTGGCGAAGCGCGCCCGCAGCCCGGCATCAAGGTCGGCTATCTGCCGCAGGAGCCCGAGGTGGACCCGAACAAGACGGTGCGCGAGATCGTCGAGGAAGGCCTCGGCAGCGTGACCAGCGCGCAGAAGCGGCTGGACGAGGTGTACGCCGCCTACGCCGAGCCGGACGCTGACTTTGACGCGCTGGCCAAAGAGCAAGCCGAGCTGGAGGCGATCATCGCTGCCGGTGACGGCCACAACACCGAGCAGCAGCTCGAAGTCGCCGCCGACGCACTGCGCCTGCCGCCGTGGGACGCCAAGGTGGGCCTGCTCTCCGGCGGTGAAAAGCGCCGTGTCGCACTCTGCCGCCTGCTGCTCTCAAAACCCGACATGCTGCTGCTCGACGAACCAACCAACCACCTGGACGCCGAGAGCGTGGACTGGCTGGAGCAGTTCCTCGCGCGCTACCCCGGCACCGTGGTGGCCGTCACCCATGACCGCTACTTCCTCGACAACGCCGCCGAATGGATTCTCGAACTCGACCGTGGCCACGGCATCCCGTGGAAGGGCAACTACAGCGAATGGCTCGACCAGAAATCGGCCCGCCTGAAGCAGGAAGAATCACAGGAATCCGCCCGCCAGAAAGCGCTCAAGAAAGAGCTGGAATGGGTGCGGCAGAACCCGAAAGGCCGCCAGGCCAAGAGCAAGGCGCGTCTCACCCGCTTTGACGAGCTGTCCAGCCACGAATACCAGGCCCGCAACGAGACCAACGAAATCTTCATCCCGGTCGCCGAGCGGCTGGGTAACGAGGTCATCGAGTTCAAGAACGTCACCAAGAGCTACGGCGACCGCGTGCTGATCGACGACCTCTCGTTCCGCATCCCGCCGGGCGCCATCGTCGGTGTGATCGGCCCCAACGGCGCCGGTAAATCCACGCTGTTCAAGCTGATCACCGGTGTTGAGAAGCCGGACAGCGGCGAAGTGGTCATCGGCCACACGGTGCAGATGGCCTTCGTCGACCAGTCCCGCCAGAACCTGCAGAACGACAAGACGGTGTGGGAAGACGTCTCCGGCGGCGCCGACATCCTGCAGGTCGGCCGCTTCGAAATGCAGAGCCGCGCCTACATCGGCCGCTTCAACTTCAAGGGCCCGGACCAGCAGAAGATTGTCGGCAACCTCTCCGGCGGTGAGCGCGGCCGTCTGCATCTGGCCAAGACGCTGCTCAAGGGCGGCAACGTGCTCTTGCTCGACGAACCGTCCAACGACCTCGACGTGGAAACGCTGCGCGCCCTCGAAGACGCGCTTGGCGAATTCGCCGGCACCGCAGTCATCATCAGCCATGACCGCTGGTTCCTCGACCGCATCTGCACCCACATCCTGGCCGCCGAGAACGACAGCAAGTGGTTCTTCTACGAAGGCAACTATCGCGAGTACGAGAACAACAAGATTCAGCGTCTGGGTGAAGAAGCCGCCAAGCCGCATCGGGTGCGGTTCAAGGCGTTGAAGTAG
- a CDS encoding ABC transporter ATP-binding protein, whose translation MNEATTVFVEKPIPAGSLPAIVASGLTLRYGTRTVLDNVTFELAGGSVLGLVGRNGAGKTSLLHCLLGLTAPTSGQSRVLGCPSLDLDNETKGNLGFVGQTPELFEWLRVREHVSLLGPMYPNFSASRAQDLLRRFEVPDLRAGKLSPGERQRLAIVLALMHRPKLLIFDEPVASLDPMARRDFLRALIELDADDAQAPTVVISSHLLEDLERVATHLLFLRDGRVQLIGDREELSENIVAVYSESPPSASPGVINSHRLESGGWRSLLDRRLAGAAANDGEPLALTDLFLALNT comes from the coding sequence ATGAATGAAGCTACGACGGTGTTCGTCGAAAAACCGATACCTGCGGGTAGCTTGCCAGCGATAGTGGCAAGCGGTCTGACCTTGCGGTATGGCACGCGCACGGTGCTTGATAACGTGACTTTCGAGCTAGCAGGCGGATCAGTGCTGGGACTGGTAGGGCGCAACGGAGCAGGCAAGACATCACTGCTGCATTGTCTGCTGGGCTTGACCGCACCGACTTCAGGACAGTCCCGCGTGCTGGGCTGTCCGAGTCTTGATCTCGACAATGAGACGAAAGGCAATCTTGGCTTCGTCGGCCAGACTCCGGAGCTGTTCGAGTGGCTGCGCGTACGTGAGCATGTTTCGCTGCTGGGGCCGATGTACCCAAACTTCTCTGCGAGCCGGGCGCAAGATTTGTTGCGACGCTTTGAGGTGCCTGATCTTCGCGCCGGCAAACTCTCACCGGGGGAAAGGCAGCGCCTCGCCATCGTGCTCGCGCTGATGCACCGTCCAAAGTTGCTGATCTTCGACGAGCCGGTGGCAAGTCTCGACCCGATGGCGCGGCGCGACTTTCTGCGCGCGTTGATTGAGCTCGACGCTGACGATGCGCAGGCGCCGACGGTGGTGATTTCAAGTCACCTCCTCGAAGACCTTGAGCGCGTGGCGACACACCTGCTTTTCCTTCGGGACGGACGGGTGCAGCTGATTGGGGATCGCGAAGAGCTGTCCGAAAACATTGTCGCGGTGTACAGCGAGTCGCCGCCGTCAGCGTCGCCGGGGGTGATCAATAGCCATCGGCTGGAGAGCGGTGGCTGGCGAAGCCTTCTGGATCGGCGGCTTGCGGGCGCTGCCGCGAACGATGGCGAACCACTCGCGCTCACCGACTTGTTCCTCGCATTGAACACGTGA